The following are from one region of the Qipengyuania flava genome:
- a CDS encoding GFA family protein codes for MLEGGCQCGAVRYAVEGEAAHHALCHCADCRASSGAPATAWMAYASESFRITKGEAVAYNSSGDSWRHFCGTCGTGLYFINETALPGLVDIQSATLDDAAGHTPGAQIQTAERLPYMSNLADLPEFGRYPGM; via the coding sequence ATGCTTGAAGGTGGATGTCAGTGCGGCGCCGTGCGCTACGCGGTCGAAGGCGAAGCGGCGCATCATGCGCTGTGTCATTGTGCGGATTGCCGCGCTTCGTCCGGCGCTCCGGCGACTGCGTGGATGGCCTACGCGTCGGAGAGTTTCCGTATCACCAAGGGCGAGGCTGTTGCCTACAATTCCTCGGGAGACTCATGGCGCCATTTCTGTGGCACCTGCGGCACCGGTCTCTACTTCATCAATGAAACCGCATTGCCCGGACTTGTCGACATCCAGTCTGCAACGCTTGACGACGCGGCAGGACACACCCCCGGCGCACAAATCCAGACGGCGGAGCGGTTGCCCTATATGAGCAATCTGGCGGACCTGCCGGAGTTCGGACGCTACCCGGGAATGTAG
- the mnmA gene encoding tRNA 2-thiouridine(34) synthase MnmA — MPKTETLSPDQAAALFDLPRPASECRIVVAMSGGVDSSVVAALAARTGAEVIGITLQLYDYGAATGRKGACCAGDDIRDARAVAERLGIAHYVHDHESAFREEVVETFADDYLAGRTPVPCIRCNMGPKFTDLLAMARELGADCLATGHYVQRVVGPAGPELHRAADPARDQSYFLYATTDEQLDFLRFPLGGMPKTDVRALAEEAGLRNADKPDSQDICFVPDGDYAKIVKKMRPEGGQPGAIVHAASGETLGEHKGVIHYTVGQRRGLEIGGQPEPLYVVGIDAPKAQVLVGPKRMLAVASATIVETNRIGPLPDVPLTAKVRSLAKPVPVVLEGSLGSGSTAVLRFETPEFGVAPGQAAVIYAGERVVGGGWIAETERIGLESG; from the coding sequence ATGCCCAAAACCGAAACCCTTTCGCCGGACCAGGCAGCCGCGCTGTTCGACCTGCCCCGGCCGGCCAGCGAATGCCGCATTGTCGTTGCCATGTCCGGCGGGGTCGACAGCTCGGTCGTCGCCGCGCTGGCCGCGCGCACGGGCGCCGAGGTCATCGGGATCACGCTCCAGCTTTACGATTACGGCGCAGCGACCGGCCGCAAGGGCGCCTGCTGCGCGGGTGACGATATTCGCGATGCGCGCGCGGTCGCCGAACGGCTGGGCATTGCGCATTACGTGCACGATCACGAAAGCGCGTTTCGCGAAGAGGTCGTCGAGACCTTTGCCGACGATTACCTCGCCGGGCGCACACCGGTACCCTGCATCCGCTGCAACATGGGGCCCAAGTTTACGGACCTTCTGGCGATGGCGCGCGAACTGGGGGCGGACTGCCTGGCCACCGGCCACTACGTCCAGCGAGTCGTAGGCCCGGCGGGACCCGAACTGCACCGCGCGGCCGACCCGGCGCGCGACCAGTCCTATTTCCTTTACGCGACCACCGACGAGCAGCTCGATTTCCTGCGCTTCCCGCTGGGCGGCATGCCCAAGACGGACGTGCGCGCGTTGGCCGAGGAGGCTGGCCTGCGCAACGCCGACAAGCCCGACAGCCAGGACATCTGCTTCGTCCCCGATGGCGACTACGCCAAGATCGTCAAGAAGATGCGCCCGGAAGGCGGTCAGCCGGGCGCCATCGTCCACGCGGCGAGCGGCGAGACACTGGGCGAGCACAAGGGCGTGATCCACTACACGGTCGGCCAGCGCCGCGGTCTCGAAATCGGCGGCCAGCCCGAACCGCTCTACGTCGTCGGCATCGATGCGCCCAAGGCGCAGGTACTGGTCGGCCCGAAACGCATGCTCGCGGTGGCTTCGGCCACGATCGTGGAGACCAACCGCATCGGCCCGCTTCCCGACGTGCCGCTGACCGCCAAGGTCCGCAGCCTTGCCAAGCCGGTCCCGGTCGTTCTCGAAGGGTCGCTCGGGTCCGGCAGCACTGCCGTCCTGCGCTTTGAAACCCCCGAATTCGGCGTCGCGCCCGGTCAAGCGGCTGTCATATACGCCGGCGAACGGGTCGTCGGAGGCGGTTGGATCGCAGAAACTGAACGGATTGGCCTCGAATCAGGGTAA
- a CDS encoding GDP-L-fucose synthase family protein yields MSAFPLAGKRIYVAGHGGMVGQALVRRLEREDCTVLTAPRSVDLRDPQAVDSWFAGNAPDAVILAAARVGGIMANATRPADFLYDNLAIATSVIEVAHRHGTGKLLFLGSSCIYPKFAEQPIREEALLTGALEPTNEAYAIAKIAGIKLAAAYRRQHGCDFISAMPTNLYGPGDSYDLESGHVIPALIRKAHEAKRDGADSLTIWGSGTPRREFLHVDDLVDACVFLLGHYSDELHINVGSGEDHAIGDLAETIAQVVGFEGRIERDRTKPDGTPRKLMDSSRLEAMGWRPSISLEDGLRDAYAAFLRDEA; encoded by the coding sequence ATGAGCGCGTTCCCGCTTGCCGGAAAACGCATCTATGTCGCGGGCCATGGCGGCATGGTCGGCCAAGCGCTGGTCCGGCGGCTGGAGCGCGAGGATTGCACGGTCCTGACCGCGCCGCGCTCTGTCGACCTGCGCGATCCGCAGGCGGTGGACAGCTGGTTTGCCGGCAACGCGCCCGACGCGGTGATCCTTGCCGCGGCGCGGGTTGGCGGGATCATGGCCAACGCGACCCGTCCGGCGGACTTTCTCTACGACAACCTCGCGATCGCGACGAGCGTGATCGAGGTCGCGCACCGGCACGGCACGGGCAAGCTGCTGTTCCTCGGCTCGTCCTGCATCTACCCCAAGTTCGCCGAGCAGCCGATCCGCGAGGAGGCGCTGCTGACCGGCGCGCTCGAGCCGACCAACGAGGCCTATGCGATTGCCAAGATCGCCGGCATCAAGCTTGCCGCTGCCTATCGCCGGCAGCACGGCTGCGATTTCATCTCGGCCATGCCGACGAACCTTTACGGGCCGGGCGACAGTTACGACCTTGAAAGCGGGCACGTGATCCCCGCGCTCATCCGCAAGGCGCATGAGGCAAAGCGCGATGGCGCCGACAGCCTCACCATCTGGGGCAGCGGCACGCCGCGGCGCGAATTCCTGCATGTCGACGATCTTGTGGACGCCTGCGTCTTCCTGCTCGGCCATTATTCGGACGAACTGCACATTAACGTCGGCTCGGGCGAGGACCATGCGATCGGCGACCTTGCCGAGACCATCGCGCAGGTGGTTGGCTTCGAGGGCCGTATCGAGCGCGACCGGACCAAACCCGATGGCACGCCGCGCAAGCTGATGGATTCCTCGCGCCTTGAAGCGATGGGGTGGAGGCCTTCCATCTCGCTCGAAGACGGCTTGCGCGATGCCTACGCCGCCTTCCTGCGCGACGAAGCCTAG
- a CDS encoding serine hydrolase domain-containing protein: protein MSMRPLPLIALALATSTLASCGSSGPAEEPPLSEEALAAVTSEPGAPTKALARAADEVFTLDGLGETRALVVYHDGKLAVERYAPGYDETTRFVSWSMAKTVTAVLIGMLVADGQLRLDAPAPVARWQRTGDPRAEITLRHLLQMRSGLEHTEAGDPPYESGEVRMLFLDGRDDMADYATAQPLEAEPGEKFEYSSNTTVILADIAARALTDSEDPDARRKAVADYLDARLFAPLGMTSVVPEFDRSGTLIGGSLIHATARDWAKLGELLRNKGAHRGEQLVPRAWVEEMIEPSPVSPHYGLQTWLNRPLPEGEEHPLFPDRAPHSAFSLIGHMGQYVFVSPTQKLTVVRLGHSNREERIAMLQQLADVVELYPET from the coding sequence ATGTCCATGCGGCCCCTTCCCCTTATCGCGCTTGCGCTTGCAACCTCAACCCTTGCGTCCTGCGGGTCCTCCGGCCCCGCCGAAGAGCCTCCGCTGAGCGAAGAGGCGCTGGCCGCCGTGACCAGCGAACCGGGCGCGCCAACGAAGGCGCTGGCGCGCGCAGCGGACGAGGTGTTCACGCTCGATGGCCTCGGCGAAACCCGCGCGCTGGTGGTCTATCACGACGGCAAGCTGGCGGTGGAGCGCTACGCGCCGGGCTATGACGAAACGACGCGTTTCGTGAGCTGGTCGATGGCGAAGACGGTCACCGCGGTGCTGATCGGCATGCTGGTGGCCGACGGACAGCTGCGGCTCGACGCCCCGGCCCCGGTTGCCCGCTGGCAGCGCACCGGCGATCCGCGCGCCGAAATCACGCTGCGCCACCTCCTCCAGATGCGCTCGGGGCTCGAGCACACCGAAGCGGGTGACCCGCCCTATGAAAGTGGGGAAGTGCGCATGCTTTTCCTCGATGGGCGCGATGACATGGCCGATTACGCCACCGCCCAGCCGCTCGAAGCCGAGCCGGGCGAGAAGTTCGAATATTCCTCGAACACCACGGTGATCCTCGCCGATATCGCGGCCCGCGCGTTGACCGATAGCGAGGACCCGGATGCACGCCGCAAGGCGGTGGCCGACTATCTCGACGCCCGCCTTTTCGCGCCGCTCGGCATGACCAGCGTCGTGCCCGAATTCGACCGTTCAGGCACGCTCATCGGCGGTTCGCTGATCCACGCCACGGCGCGCGATTGGGCGAAGCTGGGCGAGCTGCTGCGCAACAAGGGCGCGCACCGCGGCGAACAGTTGGTGCCGCGCGCCTGGGTCGAGGAAATGATCGAGCCCAGCCCGGTGAGCCCACATTACGGCCTCCAGACCTGGCTCAATCGCCCGCTGCCCGAAGGCGAGGAGCACCCGCTGTTCCCGGACCGCGCCCCGCACAGCGCCTTTTCGCTGATCGGGCACATGGGCCAGTATGTCTTCGTCTCGCCGACGCAGAAGCTGACCGTGGTGCGTCTCGGCCATTCGAACCGCGAGGAACGCATCGCCATGCTTCAGCAGCTCGCCGATGTGGTCGAGCTCTATCCCGAAACCTAG
- a CDS encoding YihY/virulence factor BrkB family protein codes for MAPPSFPETQEREVHSLSPEQRRKEARNLRGRIEERVGPGTRAWEVTQRTLVGTYNDGFIHAGNLAYLSMLAIFPFFILGAAIFSAFGEEAERAATINAVLTALPPVVANVIEPVARDAVEARSGWLLWVGAAVGLWTVGSLIETIRDILRRAYGTEATHAFWKYRLFSSGMILGAVFLLLLSLIAQFLIGTAQQVIEAYFPELVDRVMDLRLSRIVPTIGLFGSLYLIFYSLTPSKYRRKRYPKWPGAVLTTLWWIAVTTLMPLVLRNFFTYDLTYGGLAGVMIALFFFWLVGLGVVIGAELNAALAETPEEELAEETDEGRRAALAQEMEEEEHAL; via the coding sequence TTGGCGCCACCATCCTTTCCGGAAACGCAGGAGCGCGAGGTCCACTCGCTGTCTCCCGAACAGCGCCGGAAGGAAGCCCGCAATCTGCGCGGCCGCATCGAAGAGCGCGTCGGCCCGGGCACCCGCGCCTGGGAAGTGACCCAGCGCACGCTGGTCGGCACCTATAACGACGGCTTCATCCACGCCGGCAACCTCGCCTATCTCTCGATGCTGGCGATCTTCCCCTTCTTCATCCTCGGTGCTGCAATCTTCAGCGCCTTTGGCGAAGAGGCCGAGCGCGCCGCGACGATCAACGCCGTGCTAACCGCCCTGCCGCCGGTGGTCGCCAATGTGATCGAGCCGGTTGCGCGCGACGCGGTCGAGGCGCGCAGCGGCTGGCTGCTGTGGGTCGGCGCAGCGGTTGGCCTGTGGACGGTGGGGAGCCTGATCGAGACCATCCGCGACATCCTGCGCCGTGCCTATGGCACCGAGGCGACCCACGCCTTCTGGAAATACCGGCTGTTCTCCTCCGGCATGATCCTGGGCGCGGTGTTCCTGCTCTTGCTAAGCCTCATCGCCCAGTTCCTGATCGGCACTGCGCAGCAGGTTATCGAGGCCTATTTCCCCGAGCTGGTCGACCGGGTAATGGACTTGCGGCTTTCGCGCATCGTGCCGACCATCGGCCTGTTCGGCTCGCTTTACCTGATCTTCTATTCGCTCACCCCGTCGAAATACCGCCGCAAGCGCTATCCCAAATGGCCCGGCGCTGTGCTGACGACGCTGTGGTGGATCGCCGTGACCACCCTAATGCCGCTCGTGCTGCGCAATTTCTTCACCTACGACCTCACCTATGGTGGCCTCGCCGGAGTGATGATCGCGCTGTTCTTTTTCTGGCTTGTCGGGCTTGGGGTGGTTATCGGCGCGGAACTGAACGCAGCGCTTGCGGAAACGCCGGAAGAAGAGCTGGCCGAGGAAACCGACGAGGGTCGCCGCGCCGCGCTGGCGCAGGAAATGGAAGAAGAGGAGCACGCCTTATGA
- the pdxH gene encoding pyridoxamine 5'-phosphate oxidase — MQPDESAIPATDPFALFEVWFAQAKESEPNDPNAMALATASADGFPSVRMVLLKGHGSDGFVFYTNAESRKGEQIRANMRAALLFHWKSLRRQIRIEGPLAEVSEAEADAYFHSRPRASQIGSAASDQSRPLPGREVYLDRVAALEERYPEGDIPRPPHWTGFRLSPRRIEFWHDRQYRLHDRRLFTREDADAAWTNTLLYP; from the coding sequence ATGCAGCCCGACGAAAGCGCCATTCCCGCCACCGACCCCTTCGCCCTGTTCGAAGTGTGGTTTGCGCAGGCGAAGGAAAGCGAGCCCAACGATCCCAACGCGATGGCGCTGGCAACGGCCTCGGCCGATGGCTTTCCCTCGGTGCGGATGGTTCTGCTGAAGGGCCACGGCAGCGACGGCTTCGTGTTCTACACCAACGCCGAAAGCCGCAAGGGTGAACAGATCCGCGCAAACATGCGCGCCGCCTTGCTTTTCCACTGGAAGAGCCTGCGCCGCCAGATCCGCATCGAAGGCCCGCTCGCCGAAGTGAGCGAGGCGGAGGCCGACGCCTACTTCCACTCGCGCCCGCGCGCCTCGCAGATCGGGTCCGCCGCCAGCGACCAGTCGCGCCCCTTGCCCGGCCGCGAGGTCTATCTCGACCGGGTGGCCGCTCTGGAGGAACGCTATCCGGAAGGCGATATCCCGCGCCCGCCGCACTGGACCGGCTTTCGCCTGAGCCCGCGCCGGATCGAATTCTGGCACGACCGGCAGTACCGTCTCCACGATCGCCGCCTGTTCACCCGCGAGGATGCGGACGCGGCGTGGACCAACACGCTGCTCTATCCGTGA
- the sciP gene encoding CtrA inhibitor SciP, translating into MIENQDIRPAQVIGPLGEPLTIDDLPSPETKRWVVRRKAEVVAAVNGGLLTIDEVLERYSLSLEEFASWQRAVDRSGMQGLRVTRIQHYRDLYERQLKY; encoded by the coding sequence ATGATCGAAAACCAGGACATCCGCCCTGCACAGGTTATCGGCCCCCTCGGGGAGCCGCTGACGATTGACGACCTGCCTTCGCCCGAAACGAAGCGCTGGGTTGTTCGTCGCAAGGCTGAAGTCGTGGCTGCGGTCAACGGCGGCCTTCTGACCATCGATGAAGTGCTCGAGCGCTATTCGCTCAGCCTCGAGGAATTTGCTTCGTGGCAGCGCGCGGTCGATCGTTCGGGCATGCAGGGCCTGCGGGTTACCCGCATCCAGCACTACCGCGACCTGTACGAGCGCCAGCTCAAGTACTGA
- the gmd gene encoding GDP-mannose 4,6-dehydratase, with product MSAKRALITGVTGQDGSYLARLLLAKGYEVHGVKRRSSSFNTGRIEDIYEDPHVPDPHMRLHFGDVTDSTNIIRVVQEVQPHEIYNLAAQSHVLVSFETPEYTANADALGTLRLLEAIRILGLEEHTRFFQASTSEMYGLAQAVPQNETTPFYPRSPYAVAKLYAHWITVNYREAYNLHASCGIMFNHESGVRGETFVTRKISRAAAMIALELQEKLYMGNLDAQRDWGHAREYAEGMWTIVQQVTPDDYVLATGVTTTVRAFTEWAFEDAGIPIEFRGEGVDEKGYCQATGKVLVEIDPRYFRPTEVDLLLGDATKAREKLGWEPKVPVRELAREMVAADFEKLRGY from the coding sequence GTGTCTGCCAAGCGCGCATTGATTACCGGGGTGACCGGGCAGGACGGGTCCTATCTCGCCCGGCTGCTGCTCGCAAAGGGCTACGAGGTCCACGGTGTCAAACGCCGTTCGTCCTCGTTCAACACGGGCCGGATCGAGGACATTTACGAAGATCCTCACGTTCCCGATCCGCACATGCGCCTGCATTTCGGCGATGTGACCGATTCGACCAACATCATCCGGGTCGTGCAGGAAGTGCAGCCGCACGAGATCTACAATCTCGCTGCGCAAAGCCATGTGCTCGTCAGCTTCGAAACGCCCGAATACACCGCCAACGCCGACGCGCTGGGCACGCTGCGCCTGCTCGAGGCGATCCGTATCCTGGGCCTTGAAGAGCACACCCGCTTCTTCCAGGCATCGACCAGCGAGATGTACGGGCTCGCCCAGGCCGTGCCGCAGAACGAAACGACGCCGTTCTATCCGCGCAGCCCCTATGCCGTGGCCAAGCTCTACGCCCACTGGATCACGGTCAATTACCGCGAGGCCTACAATCTGCACGCCAGCTGTGGGATCATGTTCAACCACGAAAGCGGGGTGCGCGGCGAAACCTTCGTGACGCGCAAGATCTCGCGCGCCGCCGCAATGATCGCGTTGGAGCTGCAGGAGAAGCTCTACATGGGCAATCTCGATGCCCAGCGCGACTGGGGCCACGCCCGCGAGTATGCAGAAGGCATGTGGACCATCGTCCAGCAGGTCACGCCGGACGATTACGTGCTTGCCACCGGGGTCACCACCACTGTCCGCGCCTTCACCGAATGGGCCTTCGAGGACGCCGGCATCCCGATCGAGTTCCGCGGCGAAGGGGTCGACGAGAAGGGCTATTGCCAGGCGACCGGCAAGGTCCTTGTCGAAATCGATCCGCGCTATTTCCGTCCGACCGAAGTCGACCTGCTGCTCGGCGATGCGACCAAGGCGCGCGAGAAGCTCGGCTGGGAGCCCAAGGTCCCGGTCCGCGAACTCGCGCGTGAGATGGTTGCGGCCGATTTCGAGAAACTGCGCGGGTACTAG
- a CDS encoding cation diffusion facilitator family transporter: MSDKRALLARSAALASISVAVVLVALKTWATWRTGSTAMLGSLADSALDLIASLATLTGVWIASQPADHNHRFGHGKAEALAAIFQVMLIALSAFGIAARAVMQLAGQGETAAAEEGIAVSLIAIALTFALLGWQRYVMNRTRSLAIQTDHLHYKSDLMLNLAVIAALALDQFAGFGIADPLFGLAIAAWLAFGAWNGASEAVDDLMDREWPEEKRLAFVEAAARHPELSNLHDLRTRTSGNRDFVQFHVDLDPAMTVEQAHDIIERVEADLMARFPDMELFIHIDPEGHIDEPDNPLVEDDEFAKLEKDT, translated from the coding sequence GTGAGCGACAAACGCGCCCTGCTTGCCCGATCGGCAGCGCTGGCATCGATCTCGGTCGCGGTGGTGCTGGTCGCGCTCAAGACCTGGGCGACCTGGCGCACCGGCTCGACCGCGATGCTCGGCAGCCTCGCCGATTCCGCGCTCGACCTCATTGCCAGCCTCGCAACGCTGACCGGCGTATGGATCGCCTCGCAACCGGCCGATCACAACCACCGCTTCGGGCACGGCAAGGCAGAAGCGCTCGCGGCAATCTTCCAGGTCATGCTGATCGCCCTTTCGGCCTTCGGCATTGCGGCGCGGGCTGTCATGCAGCTTGCCGGGCAGGGCGAAACCGCGGCGGCAGAAGAAGGCATTGCCGTTTCGCTCATCGCCATCGCGCTGACCTTCGCGCTGCTCGGCTGGCAGCGCTACGTCATGAACCGGACCCGCAGCCTCGCGATCCAGACCGATCACCTGCACTACAAGTCGGACCTGATGCTGAACCTTGCGGTCATTGCCGCGCTGGCGCTCGACCAGTTTGCCGGTTTCGGGATTGCCGATCCGCTTTTCGGACTCGCCATTGCCGCATGGCTGGCCTTCGGCGCGTGGAACGGGGCGAGCGAGGCGGTCGATGATCTGATGGACCGCGAGTGGCCCGAGGAAAAGCGGCTTGCCTTCGTCGAGGCCGCCGCGCGCCATCCGGAGCTTTCCAACCTCCACGACCTGCGCACCCGTACCAGCGGCAACCGCGATTTCGTGCAGTTCCACGTCGATCTCGACCCGGCCATGACCGTCGAGCAGGCGCACGACATCATCGAGCGGGTCGAAGCCGACCTCATGGCGCGCTTCCCCGACATGGAGCTGTTCATCCACATCGACCCCGAAGGCCATATCGACGAGCCGGACAACCCGCTGGTCGAGGACGACGAGTTCGCCAAGCTGGAGAAAGACACATGA
- a CDS encoding PhzF family phenazine biosynthesis protein → MSRILPYWHVDAFADRPFAGNQAAVMPLDAWLDDATLLAIAEENNFAETAYVVPDASGEADYELRWFTPTEEVRLCGHATLASGHVLLSRDGGERVTFRTRKAGVLEVAKAAGGYELALPLIRTEPGEWAEAVALLGDAPQEVWLNPDRYGVYLFETEEQVRALDPDLRGLGALGNDQFICTAPGKETDVVSRVFVPGGGVDEDSFTGSAHAALTYFWTERLGRESFSAFQASQRGGHAECLRDGERAVLTGACVTVVEGAFLLP, encoded by the coding sequence ATGAGCCGCATCCTGCCCTACTGGCATGTCGACGCCTTCGCCGACCGGCCCTTCGCGGGAAACCAGGCGGCCGTGATGCCGCTGGATGCCTGGCTCGACGATGCGACCCTGCTGGCCATCGCGGAGGAGAATAACTTCGCGGAAACAGCCTACGTGGTGCCCGATGCCAGCGGTGAAGCGGATTACGAGCTCCGCTGGTTCACGCCGACCGAGGAAGTGCGTTTGTGCGGCCATGCGACGCTTGCCAGCGGGCATGTACTTCTATCGCGCGACGGCGGCGAACGGGTGACCTTCCGCACGCGCAAGGCGGGCGTGCTCGAAGTGGCGAAAGCGGCTGGCGGCTACGAACTCGCCCTTCCGCTGATCCGGACCGAGCCGGGCGAATGGGCCGAAGCGGTCGCGCTGCTGGGTGATGCGCCGCAAGAGGTCTGGCTGAACCCCGATCGCTACGGTGTCTACCTGTTCGAAACCGAGGAGCAGGTACGCGCGCTCGATCCGGACCTGCGCGGGCTCGGCGCGCTGGGGAACGACCAGTTCATCTGCACTGCGCCGGGCAAAGAGACAGACGTCGTCAGCCGTGTGTTCGTGCCCGGGGGCGGGGTGGACGAGGACAGCTTTACGGGGTCGGCGCACGCCGCGCTCACCTATTTCTGGACCGAGCGGCTGGGTCGCGAGAGCTTTTCCGCCTTCCAGGCTTCGCAGCGCGGCGGCCACGCCGAATGCCTCCGCGATGGCGAGCGCGCCGTGCTTACCGGTGCCTGCGTGACCGTGGTCGAAGGCGCGTTCCTGCTGCCCTAG
- a CDS encoding DnaJ C-terminal domain-containing protein: MADPYSTLGVTRSASEKDIKSAYRKLAKELHPDRNKDNPKAAEKFSDVTKAYDLLSDKDKRAQFDRGEIDAEGNPANPFAGMGGGGGFRPNGGQGGFRAEDFQGFGTDDVDLGDIFEGLFGGGSRRGGSPFGGGQRRRPPPQKGADISYRLRVPFTEAATLADQRITLADGKTIDLKLPKGVEDGTQMRLKGKGEPGPGGAGDGLVIIAIDKHKLFKREGDDVRFDLPITLDEAVNGGKVRVPTVDGPVMMTIKAGTHGGTVLRLKGKGFTRKNGTRGDQLVTLEIQLPDNLEELAKRLDGWKDEGDPRSKLGV, encoded by the coding sequence ATGGCCGACCCCTATTCCACCCTTGGCGTAACCCGCAGCGCGTCCGAAAAGGACATCAAAAGCGCCTATCGCAAGCTCGCCAAGGAGCTGCATCCGGACCGCAACAAGGACAATCCGAAAGCGGCGGAGAAGTTCTCCGACGTGACCAAGGCCTACGACCTGCTGAGCGACAAGGATAAGCGCGCGCAGTTCGACCGCGGCGAGATCGACGCCGAGGGCAATCCCGCCAATCCCTTTGCCGGCATGGGCGGAGGCGGCGGCTTCCGGCCGAACGGCGGCCAGGGCGGCTTCCGGGCGGAGGATTTCCAGGGCTTCGGCACGGATGATGTCGATCTCGGCGACATTTTCGAAGGCCTGTTCGGCGGCGGTTCGCGCCGCGGCGGCAGCCCCTTCGGCGGCGGCCAGCGCCGCCGTCCGCCCCCGCAGAAGGGCGCGGATATCAGCTACCGCCTGCGCGTTCCCTTTACCGAAGCGGCAACGCTGGCGGACCAGCGCATTACGCTCGCTGATGGCAAGACGATCGACCTCAAGCTTCCCAAGGGTGTCGAGGACGGCACGCAGATGCGCCTCAAGGGCAAGGGCGAACCGGGTCCGGGCGGCGCAGGCGACGGTTTGGTCATCATCGCGATCGACAAGCACAAACTGTTCAAGCGCGAAGGCGACGACGTACGTTTCGACCTGCCGATCACGCTCGACGAGGCGGTGAACGGCGGCAAGGTGCGCGTGCCCACGGTCGATGGCCCGGTAATGATGACGATCAAAGCCGGCACCCACGGCGGGACGGTCCTGCGCCTCAAGGGCAAGGGCTTCACGCGCAAGAACGGCACGCGCGGCGATCAACTCGTCACGCTCGAAATTCAGCTCCCCGACAACCTCGAAGAGCTTGCCAAGCGGCTCGACGGATGGAAGGACGAAGGCGATCCGCGGAGCAAGCTGGGGGTTTAG
- the fabI gene encoding enoyl-ACP reductase FabI: MSGLMAGKRGLIMGLANDKSLAWGIAKQLHEQGAELAFSYQGEALKKRVGPLAEKLGSDFLIECDVSDMGALDAAFDSLKARWDSIDFVVHAIGFSDKNELRGKYVDTSLDNFLMTMNISAYSLVAVAKRAAEMMPEGGSILTLTYYGAEKVIPHYNVMGVAKAALETSVQYLANDLGPQNIRVNAISAGPIKTLAASGIGDFRYILKWNELNSPLRRNVTIDDVGGSGLYFLSDLSSGVTGETHHVDAGYHVVGMKQEDAPDIGLV, encoded by the coding sequence ATGAGCGGGTTGATGGCAGGAAAACGCGGGCTGATCATGGGCCTTGCGAACGACAAGTCGCTGGCCTGGGGCATTGCCAAGCAGTTGCACGAACAGGGCGCCGAGCTCGCCTTCTCCTATCAAGGCGAAGCGCTGAAGAAGCGCGTCGGCCCGCTGGCGGAGAAACTCGGCAGCGATTTCCTGATTGAATGCGATGTGTCGGACATGGGCGCGCTCGACGCCGCGTTCGACAGCCTGAAGGCGCGCTGGGACAGCATCGATTTCGTCGTCCACGCGATCGGCTTTTCCGACAAGAACGAGCTGCGCGGGAAATATGTCGACACCAGCCTCGACAACTTCCTGATGACGATGAACATTTCCGCCTACTCGCTCGTCGCCGTCGCCAAGCGCGCCGCCGAGATGATGCCCGAAGGCGGGTCGATCCTCACGCTGACCTATTACGGCGCGGAAAAGGTCATCCCGCATTACAACGTCATGGGTGTGGCCAAGGCTGCGCTGGAAACCAGCGTGCAGTACCTCGCCAACGACCTCGGCCCGCAGAACATCCGCGTAAACGCGATTAGCGCAGGTCCCATCAAGACGCTGGCCGCAAGCGGGATCGGCGATTTCCGCTACATCCTCAAGTGGAACGAGCTGAACTCACCGCTGCGCCGCAATGTGACGATCGACGACGTCGGCGGCTCGGGCCTCTATTTCCTGTCGGACCTCTCCTCCGGCGTGACCGGAGAGACGCACCATGTCGACGCGGGCTACCACGTGGTCGGCATGAAGCAGGAAGACGCGCCCGATATCGGACTTGTCTAG